One Pochonia chlamydosporia 170 chromosome 5, whole genome shotgun sequence DNA segment encodes these proteins:
- a CDS encoding nuclear pore complex protein (similar to Cordyceps militaris CM01 XP_006671839.1), giving the protein MEVRRRQHHQLANLATPGPEVEEFANALDACLTAGLSVPEKKARILDLPRKYHENAIRRLAHKRPKSVRAGSEDVDMDVDERYNSGGQSEKSDEIVQLEKEVETWDLFRRLLPLRYADSSIEPMRFSPFSASKPAQRDYVGEYLETDSIAMERRAVLQWLQTNAASGPDIDDLARKLQQNADRGDIIAHGWLHTRSKIKLRKSMTAWPHLLDRQSPNVTASHLNADGAPLVTHLDPDASTRQGRKLEPQDEYFERAIWLGCFNHLRRGSSLNDIREWCQERTEMWRAVSMSAMPLSVDDNQGPATTTDPSALALWRRMCFGLARQGGSSDYERAVYGVLSGDILSVEKVAQTWDDYLFANYNALLRSQIDTYMLSQCSSGVASNLTQSFSSFDAVQFHGDQVGIEKRLIDSILSRPNMVTQAREPNKALQASFIAKELDRHLFEQGQVLTRRANEIKKSHLIRQGLSDSYDIVEEKFFDSSQHSGLRIIAHIFVLVALLKRFDGQNHRIVEPESPLDKGFIQENILASYTDYLRRCKLQELIPLYCSVLDSPRSYEILAWNVIEEPDVNNRIKQLKLIKHAGIDVLAFVERQATLLFEELDHDATSFAAEKLFTILGSGPATSRHGRPIKPDFFGEEEDKVDIKDVHMIRSLEWLLTVDETWPQVFSIGTKVYKFFLRNCRLNAARRLMQKVSFSEIMRDMTDQDEGDVAMYDDVDFWAQQLTQSGIRNLRPEQVMADAKNYRELEALVKALDSLETMASLVVISADADASNREFWSGVGNTIDSTKENMQPLLHNWLLSGIEAGDDELKQLREAYLPETIMAYVSALHFAGTGLTRDHLLECMELASVIAERNSDLAVAFVKAGRMAELVESFTACSKALAIATGDSKRPVGSVSKQLRYMGWSRDLWSIRN; this is encoded by the exons ATGGAAGTTAGGAGGagacaacaccaccagctggCGAACCTGGCAACACCAGGGCCagaggttgaggagtttgccaatgccttggatGCTTGCTTAACAGCCGGTCTCAGCGTGCCGGAGAAGAAAGCTCGCATTTTGGACCTCCCGCGCAAATATCACGAGAATGCGATTCGCCGGTTAGCGCACAAACGGCCCAAGAGTGTACGGGCCGGTAGTGAGgatgtcgacatggacgttGATGAGCGATACAACAGCGGCGGACAGTCAGAGAAGTCGGACGAGATAGTGCAACTAGAAAAGGAGGTTGAAACATGGGATCTATTCCGTCGGCTGCTTCCTCTGCGATACGCCGATTCCTCCATTGAGCCTATGCGATTCTCGCCGTTTTCCGCTTCGAAACCCGCACAACGAGATTACGTGGGCGAATACCTGGAAACTGATAGTATTGCCATGGAACGCCGTGCTGTTCTTCAATGGCTGCAAACCAATGCTGCCTCTGGTCCGGACATTGACGATCTGGCCCGAAAGCTTCAGCAAAATGCCGACAGAGGAGACATTATTGCCCACGGTTGGCTGCACACCCGGTCAAAAATCAAGCTTAGGAAAAGCATGACGGCGTGGCCGCATCTGCTAGATCGTCAATCACCAAATGTGACTGCATCACATCTCAATGCAGATGGTGCACCGTTAGTTACCCATCTCGACCCAGACGCCTCAACCCGACAGGGTCGCAAACTTGAACCGCAGGATGAATACTTTGAACGGGCCATCTGGCTGGGCTGCTTCAATCATTtacgaagaggaagcagtCTAAATGACATTCGCGAATGGTGCCAGGAGAGAACAGAGATGTGGCGAGCtgtctccatgtcggcgATGCCACTATCTGTCGACGACAACCAAGGGCCAGCGACTACAACTGACCCGTCAGCTCTGGCCTTGTGGCGAAGAATGTGCTTCGGATTAGCCAGACAAGGCGGCTCCTCTGACTACGAGCGGGCAGTGTATGGAGTGCTATCAGGAGACATCCTGAGTGTGGAAAAGGTAGCCCAGACGTGGGACGATTATCTCTTTGCCAACTACAACGCCCTGCTTCGATCACAAATCGATACATACATGCTGTCCCAATGCTCGTCAGGCGTAGCTTCAAACCTGACGCAGTCTTTCTCATCCTTTGACGCTGTGCAATTCCACGGCGACCAGGTCGGCATTGAGAAGCGGCTGATTGACTCGATTTTGTCAAGACCAAACATGGTGACGCAAGCCAGAGAGCCAAACAAGGCTCTGCAAGCATCATTCATCGCAAAGGAACTAGATCGACACCTGTTCgaacaaggtcaagtacTAACACGACGCGCAAATGAAATTAAGAAATCTCACCTCATTCGCCAGGGGCTAAGCGACAGCTACGATATTGTGGAGGAGAAGTTTTTCGATTCTTCACAGCACAGCGGGCTACGAATTATTGCCCACATATTTGTGCTCGTCGCCTTGCTGAAGCGATTTGACGGCCAAAATCACAGAATCGTCGAGCCAGAGTCCCCTCTGGATAAGGGCTTCATCCAAGAGAATATACTCGCTAGTTACACAGATTACTTGCGGCGCTGCAAGCTCCAGGAACTCATTCCGCTGTATTGTTCGGTCTTGGATAGCCCTAGATCATATGAAATTTTAGCCTGGAATGTGATCGAGGAACCTGATGTCAATAACCgcatcaagcagctcaagctcatcaagcaCGCCGGAATAGATGTCCTGGCGTTCGTGGAGAGACAGGCAACCTTGTTATTTGAGGAACTGGATCATGATGCAACCTCGTTTGCTGCCGAGAAACTGTTTACCATTTTGGGTAGTGGCCCAGCCACTTCTCGACACGGAAGGCCCATTAAGCCCGActtctttggagaagaagaggacaaGGTTGATATTAAGGACGTGCATATGATACGATCACTAGAGTGGCTCCTGACGGTCGACGAAACTTGGCCGCAGGTGTTTTCTATTGGCACAAAAGTGTACAAGTTCTTCCTCA GAAACTGTCGGTTAAACGCAGCTCGTCGCCTAATGCAAAAGGTTTCCTTCAGCGAAATCATGCGTGACATGACGGACCAAGACGAGGGAGACGTGGCCATGTATGACGACGTCGACTTCTGGGCTCAGCAACTGACACAGAGCGGCATCCGAAATCTGAGGCCAGAACAGGTCATGGCTGATGCAAAGAATTACCGAGAACTCGAGGCTCTTGTTAAAGCTCTCGATAGCCTCGAGACGATGGCATCGCTTGTCGTGATATCTGCCGA TGCCGACGCATCCAACCGGGAATTTTGGAGCGGTGTCGGCAACACTATCGACTCAACCAAGGAAAACATGCAACCCTTGCTACACAACTGGCTGCTGTCTGGAATTGAAG CTGGTGACGATGAACTCAAACAACTCCGAGAAGCATACCTGCCAGAGACGATTATGGCCTACGTCAGCGCATTACACTTTGCTGGGACAGGCTTGACACGCGACCACCTCCTGGAATGTATGGAGCTGGCTTCCGTTATTGCGGAGAGGAATTCCGATTTGGCGGTTGCGTTTGTGAAGGCCGGGCGAATGGCAGAGCTTGTCGAGTCATTTACAGCGTGTAGCAAGGCATTGGCTATCGCGACAGGAGACAGCAAGAGGCCAGTGGGCTCGGTCAGCAAGCAGTTGCGATATATGGGATGGTCAAGGGATCTGTGGTCTATTAGAAATtag
- a CDS encoding WD-repeat protein (similar to Neosartorya fischeri NRRL 181 XP_001258664.1) produces MKKRLKSPELYTIGWIAALPIERAAATAVLDERHEPPEDFEQNQSDTNSYTWGRIENHNVVIASLPAASHGLAPAATTTSNLLSSLPQIRIGLLVGTGGAVARPKQDRDIRLGDVVVGQPHGMTGGVIQYDMGKAGSQGVWERTGSLNRPPPVLLSALASLQAEHEFTPSRIPELLQSMWMANPQMQKAKNNQSSYMYQGTNYDRLFESAYDHVGQDNCVECDSTREVKREPRDTNDPEIHYGIIMSGNTLVKDAATRDRIADEVGTACLCFEMEAAGLMNSFPCLVIRGICDYADSHKNDLWQRYASATAAAFAKELLDFVPITQLQATQRAIDVFKTTLDRLPVVSGASFDDYAEEHSPFCLPNTRVELRQHILSWAESPVAKTIFWLNGMAGTGKSTISKTIARSLSEKGQLGACFFFKRDQADRRSMAKFFPTLAAHLAQRIPAVAAYIEDALDDNGAVLRKTLREQFDTLILEPLSKIPPDLKKDVVVFVIDALDECERDEDIRLLIHLLSRTKLMESAGLRVFATSRPDLPIRIGFKQIEGTYQDVVLHTMPHAIVEHDISAYIGHQLAKIKMDYNALVRLDRQLPLSWPSRSTVKSLVKMAVPLFIFASTMCRFIGDLKHGDPRCQLKDVLRFQSRGGVSQLHATYMPVLNKLIPQTPDARREEILKDFKDIVGTIVILSDPLSISTLAHMLRIQQDKIDNMLDHLHSVLNVPPSAELPVRLLHLSFRDFLTDDDQRGKSPFWIDKEQAHYVMAVNCLRIMGDLQQDICSVKDPGTYRSAIKAQNIKSSIPQALRYAILYWPFHLDGAKNHAPSCDQVYAFLTDHFLHWIEALSLIGKANESINLINFLRSYSTSQHHKELSDFLEDGRRLILANLPAIDATPLQLYSSLLLFTPKNCIVRKVFQNKVPRGISLEPPDTSWGPRLQALEGHTGHVAAVAFSHNSELVASGSYDRTTRVWCTYTGECRQIFEGHEGKIFAVAFSHDSELIASASGDQTVRIGDTCTGETKHVLRGHNAIVRAVAFSHDSELVASGSRDGVICLWNTDTGECRQTLNGHGAQVNSVAFSHNSNLIASASNEKTIHIWYTDTGKRKQTLAGHFDFVTTVAFSNNSELLISGSDDKTIRVWHTSTGKIKQVFTGHRDSILAATFAQNSELVVSGSFDGTLRIWHLATGECKQTFGDSHSTSSLAISHDAEMAASSSGTIVQIWRANSAEVEQMPERIGDSIITVALSHDSKLVASGSRDGTVQLWFSSNDKRTFEGHTGEVNEVTFSHNSELLASASGDGTMRIWYTNTGQCKHLLKCSSTLVYSVAFSHDSTLVACGAGDANDITVHIWHVNSGEVKHTIKGFGGGFVTSIAFSHDSRLLASSSWHGDLQIWFVDTGVCYKTITSDGAISLAFSHDSKLLASAGEANLRVWNVETGESKQSFHVGVRNLRILCLDVDNARLVTTHGMFSLRGLAAGSIRTKKSTPAIRYSISKDEGWITFDGENVLWLPVERRPYCADRSVAVSESTVVIGCGSGRVLIFGLSPRVTAVVD; encoded by the exons ATGAAGAAACGACTCAAGAGTCCAGAGCTTTATACTATAGGATGGATAGCGGCGCTGCCTATCGAGCGTGCAGCGGCCACAGCTGTGCTTGATGAGCGTCACGAACCACCCGAAGACTTTGAACAAAATCAATCCGACACCAACTCGTACACCTGGGGTCGAATTGAAAATCACAACGTTGTGATTGCCTCCCTTCCTGCTGCTAGCCATGGGCTGGCCCCGGCCGCAACCACAACCTCGAATCTCCTATCGTCTCTCCCACAAATCAGAATTGGCTTACTGGTTGGAACCGGCGGTGCTGTGGCACGTCCCAAACAAGACCGGGACATACgacttggcgatgttgtcgtTGGCCAACCCCATGGAATGACGGGAGGAGTTATTCAATATGACATGGGAAAGGCCGGGTCGCAAGGGGTATGGGAGCGGACAGGTTCTCTAAATCGTCCGCCGCCAGTCCTCCTTAGTGCGCTAGCAAGCTTACAGGCTGAGCACGAATTCACACCGTCGCGAATACCAGAGTTGCTACAATCTATGTGGATGGCGAACCCTCAGATGCAAAAGGCGAAGAATAACCAGTCTAGCTACATGTACCAGGGAACCAACTATGACCGGCTATTTGAGTCTGCCTACGACCATGTTGGGCAGGATAATTGTGTTGAATGTGATTCAACGCGGGAAGTCAAGCGAGAGCCGCGAGATACAAATGACCCAGAGATTCACTATGGGATTATCATGTCTGGCAATACTCTTGTTAAGGATGCAGCTACTCGGGACAGGATAGCAGACGAGGTTGGAACGGCTTGTTTGtgttttgagatggaagctgcGGGATTAATGAACAGCTTCCCTTGCCTTGTGATAAGAGGAATTTGCGATTATGCAGATTCACACAAGAACGACCTCTGGCAGCGATATGCCTCTGCTACAGcggctgcctttgccaaagaATTGCTGGACTTCGTGCCAATTACGCAACTGCAGGCAACACAACGTGCTATTGATGTTTTCAAAACGA CGCTCGACCGCCTCCCGGTTGTTTCAGGGGCATCGTTTGACGACTATGCAGAAGAACACAGTCCATTCTGTCTGCCAAACACCCGAGTGGAGCTGCGCCAACATATTCTATCATGGGCTGAGAGTCCAGTGGCAAAAACCATATTTTGGCTGAATGGTATGGCAGGCACCGGAAAGTCCACTATATCCAAAACTATCGCACGTTCTTTGTCAGAAAAAGGGCAGCTTGgtgcttgcttcttcttcaaaagGGACCAAGCGGACCGAAGGAGCATGGCGAAATTCTTTCCTACGCTTGCCGCACACTTGGCACAGAGAATACCCGCGGTGGCTGCTTACATTGAGGATGCTCTTGACGATAATGGTGCTGTTCTACGGAAGACCCTGAGAGAGCAATTCGACACACTCATTTTGGAGCCGCTATCTAAAATCCCGCCTGACCTCAAAAAAGACGTTGTTGTCTTCGTTATTGATGCATTGGATGAGTGCGAGCGAGACGAAGACATTAGACTTCTCATTCACCTGCTTTCTCGCACTAAACTCATGGAGTCTGCCGGACTAAGAGTATTTGCAACTAGCCGTCCCGATTTACCAATTCGTATAGGATTCAAACAGATTGAGGGCACGTATCAGGATGTGGTCCTCCATACAATGCCGCACGCTATTGTCGAGCATGACATATCCGCCTACATCGGACACCAGCTTGCCAAAATCAAGATGGATTACAATGCCTTAGTTCGATTGGATCGACAACTGCCATTGTCCTGGCCCAGCCGGTCTACTGTTAAATCTCTGGTAAAGATGGCAGTGCCACTGTTTATTTTCGCCTCTACTATGTGCCGTTTTATCGGTGATCTAAAGCATGGCGACCCACGCTGTCAGTTGAAAGACGTTTTGCGATTTCAATCAAGGGGTGGCGTGTCACAACTGCACGCAACGTACATGCCCGTTTTGAATAAACTAATCCCGCAAACCCCTGACGCACGGCGGGAGGAAATTCTGAAGGACTTCAAAGACATTGTAGGGACTATTGTAATTCTCTCAGACCCTCTATCAATATCCACGTTAGCACATATGCTCCGTATTCAGCAAGACAAAATCGACAACATGTTGGATCATCTGCATTCAGTTTTGAACGTCCCACCGTCGGCGGAGTTGCCCGTACGATTACTACACCTATCCTTCCGTGACTTTTTAACAGACGACGATCAACGTGGAAAGAGTCCTTTTTGGATAGATAAGGAGCAAGCTCACTATGTCATGGCTGTTAACTGTCTACGAATAATGGGCGATCTTCAACAAGACATTTGCAGTGTGAAAGACCCAGGCACATATCGTTCTGCCATCAAGGCCCAGAATATAAAGTCATCTATTCCACAAGCATTACGATATGCTATTTTATACTGGCCATTCCACCTGGATGGGGCTAAAAACCATGCACCAAGTTGCGACCAAGTCTATGCATTTCTTACCGATCATTTCCTCCATTGGATCGAAGCGCTCAGCCTCATTGGGAAAGCAAACGAGAGTATTAATCTTATCAACTTCTTACGGTCGTACTCCACA AGCCAGCACCATAAAGAACTATCGGATTTCCTTGAAGATGGCAGGAGGCTGATCCTCGCAAATCTTCCAGCTATTGACGCAACGCCTCTTCAACTATATTCTTCGCTGCTGTTATTCACGCCGAAAAACTGCATCGTGCGAAAGGTCTTTCAGAATAAAGTTCCTCGTGGGATATCACtggaaccaccagacacaagcTGGGGGCCTCGTTTGCAGGCCCTCGAGGGCCATACCGGGCATGTGGCAGCGGTAGCCTTCTCACATAACTCGGAACTAGTGGCATCAGGCTCGTATGATAGGACTACACGAGTTTGGTGTACATATACTGGCGAGTGCAGGCAGATCTTCGAGGGCCACGAGGGGAAGATATTCGCAGTAGCCTTTTCACATGACTCGGAGCTGATAGCCTCAGCATCCGGGGATCAAACTGTACGAATAGGTGATACATGTACCGGCGAGACTAAGCATGTCCTTAGAGGCCATAACGCTATAGTACGCGCAGTAGCCTTCTCACACGACTCAGAGCTAGTAGCCTCCGGCTCTAGAGATGGAGTTATATGCCTTTGGAATACAGATACAGGCGAGTGTAGGCAGACCCTCAATGGTCATGGTGCTCAGGTGAACTCTGTTGCTTTTTCTCACAATTCAAACTTAATCGCCTCAGCATCAAACGAAAAGACTATACATATCTGGTATACGGATACAGGGAAGAGAAAACAGACCCTTGCGGGTCATTTTGACTTTGTCACAACTGTGGCATTTTCGAATAACTCGGAACTTCTGATCTCTGGCTCTGATGACAAGACTATTCGAGTTTGGCATACAAGCACGGGCAAGATTAAACAGGTCTTTACTGGTCACCGTGACTCTATCCTCGCAGCAACGTTTGCTCAAAATTCAGAGCTGGTAGTCTCCGGTTCTTTTGACGGAACCTTACGAATTTGGCACCTGGCTACTGGCGAGTGTAAGCAGACGTTTGGAGATTCACATTCGACAAGCTCATTGGCCATTTCCCATGATGCAGAAATGGCCGCCTCCTCGTCGGGTACGATTGTGCAAATTTGGCGCGCAAATTCAGCAGAGGTTGAGCAGATGCCGGAGAGGATTGGGGATTCAATAATCACAGTAGCCCTTTCGCATGATTCAAAGCTAGTAGCTTCTGGATCTAGGGACGGGACTGTACAGCTATGGTTTTCAAGCAACGACAAGCGGACCTTCGAGGGCCATACTGGCGAAGTGAATGAAGTAACCTTCTCGCATAATTCAGAGCTGCTTGCGTCTGCATCTGGGGATGGAACCATGCGAATCTGGTACACAAATACCGGCCAGTGTAAGCATCTACTCAAATGCTCTAGCACTCTGGTATACTCTGTAGCCTTCTCGCATGACTCAACGCTGGTAGCCTGTGGCGCTGGCGACGCCAACGATATTACTGTACACATTTGGCACGTGAATTCGGGAGAGGTTAAACATACCATCAAgggctttggcggcggctttGTAACGTCGATAGCATTTTCTCACGATTCAAGGCTCCTAGCCTCGAGCTCCTGGCACGGCGATCTGCAAATATGGTTTGTAGACACAGGCGTGTGCTACAAGACCATTACCTCGGACGGCGCAATCTCGTTGGCCTTTTCGCATGACTCAAAGCTACTAGCCTCTGCTGGGGAAGCGAATTTACGAGTGTGGAATGTCGAAACAGGTGAGAGTAAGCAGTCTTTCCATGTTGGGGTGCGGAATCTCCGAATCTTATGCCTCGATGTGGACAATGCCCGCCTTGTAACTACCCACGGCATGTTTTCTCTGCGAGGGCTGGCTGCTGGATCGATCCGTACAAAGAAAAGCACACCGGCAATACGTTacagcatcagcaaagaTGAGGGCTGGATTACATTTGACGGAGAAAACGTGCTCTGGCTACCAGTGGAGCGGCGTCCGTATTGCGCGGACCGTTCGGTCGCGGTATCAGAGTCGACCGTGGTGATTGGATGCGGGTCTGGCAGAGTTTTGATATTTGGATTGTCTCCTCGCGTGACGGCGGTAGTGGACTGA
- a CDS encoding ubiquitin-2 like rad60 SUMO-like domain-containing protein — protein sequence MSNEDGRHSSQEPNENEASGPLRHLNLKVTDNNNEVFFKIKSNTPLQKLMTAFCDRQGKDITSLRFLLEGVRINAEDTADILNMEDGDTIEVHQEQIGGGD from the exons ATGTCCAACGAAGACGGCCGCCACTCCTCCCAAGAGCCCAACGAGAACGAGGCGTCCGGACCATTGCGACACCTCAATCTCAAAGTCAcagacaacaacaacgagGTCTTCTTTAAGATTAAGAGCAACACGCCCTTACAAAAGCTCATGACTGCGTTTTGCGACCGTCAGGGCAAGGATATTACGTCCCTAAGATTCCTGCTTGAAGGAGTTCGCATCAACGCAGAAGACACTGCTGATATT CTAAATATGGAAGATGGCGACACCATCGAAGTCCATCAAGAACAGATCGGCGGCGGAGACTAG
- a CDS encoding paxillin (similar to Magnaporthe oryzae 70-15 XP_003710649.1): MMRKSSGTKTRKVTPPSPTYMSNDQFANYLSELRSNRTARPGGARPLPPSGGRSTPSRTSLGRHSMDAPPPPQAAMKTNQQRMPSQAPSVGAGSVSSRYSMSSVRGRDYYPVSPAAPLKPSEVVPTATYMERGQRWMEKEEACSLRDAMDEMDIRDGSKEPVDEDIRIYNAALDEAAELVWQHQNGIQPPQPDGPYRYKPHLRKDSYAHARTASIGRYGDDIAPSGLGRDPASRSVSGSSTDSSGSQPGNRGSSESARSATVSTRPAKPYGSVGAAGFRRRSSLKRNISGEVERPFSGDQIWEEPESSAANNLVLSGGRASPDKLSSMKQNPLNRTQMSQAANNAMPPPAKPLNRVDIYHNPPSQSRNAFYTTNSQLPKTEPEPEVQRKNGVEVRSDDIRAATSFRLKDRSAKLPEPTAVSDSPGRPIVSFDTNWKPAEESTDASPDRPNQIAPLNIKRKAHQQPPEPMVVPLINVAEVDPPQPRTTPSTNIPTISVAGCDDPPKNKKSSVPTINIPSITVGDGSETNNVPAIITPDTRKPTGSSRPLPAPTSSRTKAKAPRAQLPRGHWSPAAGSMGRPTTTCHECGFPIEGRFVALGGSQERFHPQCFSCFSCGTSLEAMEISPEPDLQRKARLERIRRRAAGEVLDEVPGMTMEEDGDERLRFYCHLDWHELFAPRCKHCKTPILGEHIVALGEHWHYGHFFCAECGDPFEHGMTHIEKDGYAWCIKCQTKRTERRAPKCKMCKTAVIGQYIQALGGEWHEHCFRCAQCEGGFVDGQIFPKEVKGVMVVLCTECRTRELKA, from the exons ATGATGAGGAAGTCCAGCGGGACCAAGACGCGGAAGGTGACACCGCCGTCGCCGACCTACATGTCCAATGATCAATTCG CAAACTATCTCTCCGAGTTGCGTTCCAACCGAACCGCACGACCCGGCGGAGCGAGgccgctgccgccatccGGTGGCCGTTCTACACCTTCACGCACGAGCCTCGGTCGACACAGCATGGACGCTCCGCCTCCCCCTCAGGCTGCAATGAAAACAAACCAGCAGCGGATGCCGTCTCAGGCACCAagtgttggtgctggcagCGTCTCCTCTCGATACTCAATGTCAAGCGTTCGCGGCCGAGACTACTACCCTGTCAGTCCAGCTGCACCTTTGAAACCATCTGAGGTTGTCCCAACTGCTACTTACATGGAGCGGGGTCAACGGTGGATGGAAAAGGAGGAGGCTTGCTCTCTGCGCGATGCAATGGACGAGATGGACATCCGTGACGGCTCCAAGGAGCCCGTTGACGAGGATATCCGCATCTACAATGCTGCTCTCGATGAGGCAGCAGAGTTGGTCTGGCAACACCAGAATGGAATCCAACCGCCGCAACCAGATGGACCTTACCGCTACAAGCCGCATCTTAGAAAGGACAGCTACGCGCACGCCCGTACTGCAAGCATTGGAAGGTATGGCGACGACATTGCCCCCAGCGGCTTAGGTCGCGACCCTGCCTCCCGATCTGTGTCCGGTAGCTCTACGGACAGCTCTGGATCACAACCAGGCAATCGAGGGTCTTCGGAGTCTGCCAGGTCCGCCACGgtttccaccagaccagccaaacCATATGGCAGTGTTGGTGCCGCTGGCTTTCGACGTCGCAGTAGCCTTAAGAGGAACATTAGCGGCGAGGTCGAGCGCCCATTCTCTGGTGATCAAATCTGGGAGGAGCCTGAAAGCTCTGCGGCAAACAACCTGGTCTTGTCGGGTGGCCGAGCCTCGCCAGACAAGCTCAGCAGCATGAAGCAGAATCCCCTGAACAGGACGCAGATGAGCCAAGCTGCCAACAATGCTatgccaccaccagccaagcctcTCAACAGAGTTGACATATATCACAACCCTCCCTCTCAGTCACGGAATGCGTTTTACACGACCAATTCTCAACTGCCAAAGAcggagccagagccagaggTGCAACGGAAGAATGGGGTGGAAGTCCGCAGCGACGATATTCGTGCTGCCACGAGCTTCAGGTTGAAAGACCGTAGCGCCAAGCTGCCAGAACCGACCGCCGTTAGCGACAGTCCTGGACGGCCGATTGTAAGCTTTGATACTAATTGGAAACCGGCCGAGGAGTCAACTGATGCCAGCCCAGACCGGCCAAACCAAATCGCGCCgctcaacatcaaaagaaAGGCGCACCAGCAACCGCCCGAGCCTATGGTCGTCCCTCTTATCAATGTTGCGGAAGTCGACCCGCCGCAGCCACGGACGACGCCATCCACGAATATTCCAACAATCTCAGTAGCTGGGTGCGATGACCCGCCGAAGAATAAGAAGAGCAGCGTTCCTACGATAAACATCCCCTCGATTACGGTTGGCGATGGGTCAGAAACCAACAATGTGCCCGCCATTATAACCCCGGATACAAGGAAGCCGACAGGTAGCTCGAGACCTCTTCCGgctccaacatcatccaggACCAAAGCTAAAGCACCGAGGGCCCAACTACCTCGTGGTCATTGGTCTCCAGCTGCTGGCAGCATGGGAAGACCAACCACGACATGTCATGAGTGTGGTTTCCCCATCGAGGGCAGATTCGTGGCACTAGGTGGCTCCCAGGAGCGATTCCACCCTCAGTGCTTTAGTTGTTTTTCCTGCGGTACCAGTCTGGAGGCCATGGAGATAAGCCCAGAGCCTGACTTGCAACGAAAAGCTCGTCTTGAGCGTATTCGCCGTCGTGCAGCAGGAGAAGTGTTGGATGAGGTGCCAGGTATGAcaatggaggaagatgggGACGAACGCCTTCGCTTCTATTGCCATTTAGACTGGCATGAACTGTTTGCACCGCGCTGCAAGCACTGCAAGACCCCAATTCTGGGTGAGCACATTGTCGCTCTTGGGGAGCACTGGCACTACGGGCATTTCTTTTGTGCAGAGTGTGGCGACCCATTCGAGCATGGCATGACTCACATCGAGAAGGACGGCTACGCGTGGTGCATCAAGTGTCAGACAAAGCGAACGGAGCGACGAGCGCCAAAGTGTAAGATGTGCAAGACGGCAGTTATTGGCCAATACATTCAAGCACTTGGCGGTGAGTGGCATGAGCACTGTTTCCGCTGTGCTCAATGCGAAGGGGGGTTTGTCGACGGACAGATTTTCCCAAAGGAAGTCAAGGGAGTCATGGTTGTGCTGTGCACGGAATGCCGAACACGTGAGCTGAAGGCATGA